One genomic region from Cryptococcus deuterogattii R265 chromosome 7, complete sequence encodes:
- a CDS encoding osmosensor produces the protein MLRPPLSSPSHTAETIISFGSTVSSHQSFTNTALTTPDLGSPGKTKSTLEPLLQILERAEESSKPSSPSLPNSSKPFEEPTASNTGLRNIGGVKVKDVASRFEQMRSAQTPSPTPPERHQLTAPRRLPIARSTSPLQTTDNRSITLSSNGTESTVRPTTSVDQSTDLELSSIPVKLPSAETSYLPSPTHDNVCNDSPIAKNGPTPLRRDRGSTKKMIQRWESRSSTPTFPEVDTALQNAHGVFSREYLDKKPLPPPKDNPDDSSISVLPRHFTPSKSLRHKPQPSSTHNYPSHLRTPTKSGRGQINLSPSPSGSNHSPQNSPSGKKQKVSPLKDVLNFLGGRRNGKGKEKENEIKKDYGALIDESQGRFGVFIPKDRMGSAEMRWSPDFKPTIRSDPIIYLIPTPCSSVSAWDSWLPSWATLTSDALSITYCPVFPIPRTGSSDTPRRCSGSSIKSARGVPFSRISAPNPQTSSDKIFSMQNCLDVRVVKKDELKSKGIPLAPDGVGAEVIELTWEDRSRSYIAVEGSEGRNAWLTAIRGILPRTPVLPPITPSETPFGSISSPLRHSSRHSSPLSIPHRGSIGTVEDAGFGSFPSIQKVGDEWVAGGPLHTLSNDLESPRSRPRLREDSPLRESVSLMFANKLPSQTLPRQSSVQQPEVGRSASHASSEASQRILEWQAPVQNRKKLSVSAQSQLLPTSLFSSGIDVGSATMPHSNTMLSFDSEDLNPSRSASQVGRVPTDVDMGETTPKQTRTAGGGEVKSKAAAWEARSALSSEQELDPFGAPTHISRITFPKPFVANAPLASSPKISLTPTSYKVDISFDHTKNDNLFNPSTSPSRTMRMALEGLLPGAPLAQFTTQPLRLHKNIGSRPNDLNASSTETLVNTSEREMVMGDMPAETVSRASTLSAPSAYEEDSASEEALSRPAVRGPRPVSSNTFGRRISSRKPSATSQTTPPTRTVTPAVVAQPSTSRDLAMGAVSSPSPLSASGASQRPKNRRSLLSHRVPSTIYRTENWKKEQNSHEAQEDKEPSSTSAGSSGVGEVESDEVHISAVNIRPISPRLAGVVTVKSARSPESDTNRPLPCPPVPLPLELESSPILNDVHPLPPAEELALPTTLPSADLSKLLENVEALVDHFRVMSDPETAPYPKALQEKLGALHEDLTIVRRSLMETSSEKGSVVEDSPPAVAQEPLDLSKVYRHLESIEGRTISMVDPETAPYPKVLEERLNTLYAEVAMVRNLIEETKTQQEIRTFGHVAAKEHSQNDPAAVSRVLTQASSDSWAESAIMTKPVPLESISHSVEMADAPHPQTVELADLPREKALAAAAPNLEHVSPTLIQPSMPRRPRPARLTMPAPLAPQASQYTTSRLFPNTPRSPLNSAFEDESPTKTTFAASESMQNDHTVTMHEPYVLRTPVEAIRKEVVPQPIQSDVSEIHRKLDHLTALYRVFIDQQHEVATSRVAGTVAGEIAKVPGPTNVEGKPDDGEGRMIFSENETAGTDNGRSIGRFSTIMCKAVESAAASDTPKSVASQNPVPSLKEEIGASNEIENVIVEEQVARPEEKNEEEKYAGEEVAKIMGENSDEPKPLKQQELHVLSNVPTPSESGHSEKGETPLDQLAVAKSPSPIIAPMTVKFPEETLNKMEKAMGILTELDEARGFQKTQAADLGKYLTDLNGWLEKFVQNSSAELGTMSKRLDTLVGPESSDGSQGLPALVADMHSMLVEQKHRNEVDGMAGQRLDTLVMMMGQDQQRQATQESATAEILQVLERQRHENEMLLRALATDLTEEIRGDKMRFLESMQKATTVNVMLHIEEFKRLLNAEVNKSMNELGKVREEKRALEQQISDLFALKAKHGIEPRALPKAPAAAAGPPPPPFNRP, from the exons ATGCTTCGCccacctctttcatcaCCATCGCATACTGCGGAGACTATAATTTCCTTCGGCTCAACAGTGTCTTCCCATCAGTCCTTCACCAACACCGCCCTCACCACTCCAGACCTTGGCAGCCCCGGGAAAACAAAATCGACACTCGAGCCTTTGTTGCAAATCCTCGAACGAGCCGAAGAGAGTTCAAAGCCTAGCTCTCCAAGTCTCCCCAACAGTTCAAAACCGTTTGAGGAACCAACCGCTTCCAACACTGGCTTGAGGAACATCGGAGGCGTAAAAGTGAAGGATGTCGCTAGTCGGTTTGAACAGATGAGATCTGCCCAGACGCCCTCACCGACGCCCCCCGAACGCCACCAGCTCACTGCACCTCGAAGGCTACCTATCGCAAGGTCAACATCCCCGCTCCAGACTACAGACAATCGTTCAATAACCTTATCTAGTAATGGCACCGAATCTACAGTGAGACCAACCACCTCTGTTGATCAGTCAACGGACCTTGAATTATCCTCTATTCCCGTAAAGCTACCATCCGCTGAAACTTCTTACCTCCCATCTCCGACACATGATAATGTATGTAATGACAGTCCAATTGCCAAAAATGGCCCCACGCCTTTGCGAAGAGATAGAGGCTCAACAAAGAAAATGATTCAGAGATGGGAATCTCGCTCATCTACACCCACCTTTCCCGAAGTTGACACGGCTCTCCAAAATGCTCATGGCGTGTTCAGCCGGGAATATCTTGACAAGAAACCCTTACCTCCACCAAAAGACAACCCCGATGATAGTTCTATTTCTGTGCTCCCTAGACATTTTACTCCCTCCAAATCTCTTCGTCACAAGCCACAGCCCTCATCCACCCACAACTATCCAAGTCATCTTCGTACACCAACCAAATCTGGTCGAGGGCAGATCAACCTTtcgccctctccttcaggaTCAAATCATTCTCCACAAAATAGCCCCTCGGGGAAAAAGCAGAAAGTCTCTCCATTGAAGGATGTACTAAACTTTTtgggaggacgaagaaatggaaaggggaaagagaaggaaaatgaaatcAAGAAGGATTATGGAGCTTTGATAGATGAGAGTCAGGGAAGGTTCGGCGTGTTCATCCCGAAAGACAGAATGGGATCTgcagagatgagatggtcCCCAGATTTTAAG cCTACAATCCGATCCGATCCAATCATCTATCTCATCCCCACTCCCTGCTCTTCAGTCTCTGCCTGGGATAGCTGGCTGCCCTCGTGGGCGACGCTCACCTCTGATGCACTCTCCATCACTTACTGCCCTgtcttccccatccctcGCACTGGAAGTTCGGATACTCCTCGCAGATGCTCTGGCTCTTCCATCAAGTCCGCCCGAGGTGTACCCTTCTCTCGGATCTCAGCGCCCAATCCACAAACCTCCTCAGACAAGATATTCTCCATGCAGAATTGCTTGGATGTGAGAGtagtgaagaaggatgagctGAAGAGTAAAGGCATTCCATTGGCACCGGATGGAGTGGGAGCAGAGGTCATTGAGTTGACGTGGGAGGATAGGAGTAGGAGCTATATTGCTGTGGAGGGGTCAGAAGGTCGCAATGCTTGGCTCACTGCTATTAG GGGTATCTTGCCTAGGACTCCAGTCTTACCGCCGATTACGCCCTCAGAAACTCCATTCGGCTCAATTTCGTCTCCCCTCCGTCATTCTTCTCGTcattcttcacctctctcAATCCCCCATCGAGGTTCTATAGGCACAGTTGAAGATGCTGGATTCGGATCATTTCCGTCGATTCAGAAGGTTGGAGACGAATGGGTTGCGGGAGGGCCACTGCACACTCTGAGCAATGACCTGGAATCACCAAGGTCTAGACCGCGGTTGAGAGAGGATTCACCCTTGCGAGAGAGTGTGAGCCTCATGTTTGCAAATAAGCTCCCGTCTCAAACACTACCGCGACAATCTTCTGTTCAGCAACCAGAGGTCGGGCGCTCGGCATCGCATGCCTCATCGGAGGCTTCGCAGCGTATTCTTGAATGGCAAGCGCCAGTTCAGAATCGAAAAAAGTTATCAGTCTCTGCCCAAAGTCAACTTCTCCCAacatctctcttttcttcaggGATCGATGTCGGATCTGCCACCATGCCTCATTCTAATACAATGCTGAGCTTCGACTCGGAGGATTTGAACCCATCAAGATCCGCCAGTCAAGTTGGTCGAGTGCCGACGGATGTTGACATGGGGGAGACAACGCCGAAACAAACGAGAACGGCAGGCGGAGGCGAAGTCAAGTCGAAAGCGGCAGCGTGGGAAGCCAGGAGCGCTCTATCTTCAGAACAGGAGCTTGATCCATTCGGGGCACCGACACATATCAGCCGCATCACCTTCCCGAAACCCTTTGTTGCCAATGCGCCCCTTGCAAGCTCTCCAAAAATCAGCCTTACCCCTACGAGCTACAAAGTTGACATTTCATTTGATCATACCAAGAATGACAATTTGTTCAACCCTTCTACATCACCTTCAAGGACAATGCGAATGGCGTTGGAAGGTCTCCTACCGGGTGCACCTCTTGCGCAGTTTACGACTCAACCGTTAAGGCTGCACAAAAATATTGGTTCGCGTCCTAATGATCTTAATGCCTCGAGCACGGAAACACTCGTCAATACGtcagaaagagagatggtCATGGGCGATATGCCAGCCGAGACCGTATCGCGGGCCAGTACTCTTTCAGCACCGTCAGCCTATGAAGAGGATAGCGCTAGTGAAGAGGCGTTAAGTAGACCAGCCGTGCGAGGTCCAAGACCAGTTTCAAGCAACACTTTTGGTCGTCGAATCTCTTCAAGGAAACCATCTGCGACTTCCCAAACTACACCTCCTACCAGAACCGTCACACCTGCTGTCGTAGCTCAGCCTTCCACTTCACGAGATCTTGCAATGGGAGCAGTTTCGAGTCCAAGCCCGTTGTCAGCATCCGGTGCCTCTCAACGACCGAAGAACAGAAGGTCGTTGTTATCACATAGAGTACCCAGTACAATCTACCGAACCGAAaactggaagaaggaacaaaACAGTCACGAAGCGCAAGAGGATAAGgagccttcttccacctcagCCGGATCATCAGGGGTTGGCGAGGTTGAAAGTGATGAAGTGCACATCAGTGCCGTTAATATCCGACCAATTTCCCCGAGGCTCGCGGGAGTGGTGACAGTGAAGAGTGCTCGCAGTCCTGAAAGTGACACTAACCGGCCCCTTCCCTGCCCTCCTGTACCCCTGCCTCTCGAATTGGAGtcttctcccattctcAACGATGTCCACCCTCTGCCACCTGCTGAGGAACTTGCCCTACCTactactcttccttctgccgATCTCAGTAAATTACTTGAAAATGTCGAGGCTCTGGTGGATCATTTTCGAGTCATGTCTGATCCTGAAACAGCGCCCTACCCCAAAGCCCTCCAAGAGAAATTGGGGGCCCTCCATGAAGATTTGACAATCGTTCGCCGTAGTTTGATGGAGACCAGTTCAGAAAAGGGTTCTGTGGTTGAAGACTCTCCCCCTGCAGTTGCACAAGAGCCTTTGGATTTGAGCAAAGTGTATAGACACCTCGAAAGTATAGAAGGTCGTACGATTTCAATGGTTGATCCGGAGACTGCTCCTTACCCGAAAgttttggaagaaaggcTCAATACACTGTATGCGGAAGTTGCAATGGTGCGAAACCTTATCGAAGAGACAAAGACCCAGCAGGAAATACGAACCTTTGGGCACGTAGCGGCCAAGGAGCATAGTCAAAATGATCCGGCAGCCGTTTCCCGTGTTCTAACACAGGCTTCAAGTGATTCTTGGGCTGAATCAGCAATAATGACGAAGCCGGTGCCCCTTGAATCTATATCACATAGTGTTGAGATGGCAGATGCACCTCATCCTCAGACTGTCGAGCTCGCAGACCTTCCCCGCGAGAAAGCCCTGGCAGCCGCAGCTCCTAACCTGGAGCATGTATCTCCAACACTCATACAGCCATCAATGCCCAGACGTCCACGGCCTGCTCGTCTCACCATGCCAGCTCCTCTAGCTCCTCAAGCTTCGCAATATACCACTTCTCGCTTGTTTCCCAATACTCCTAGAAGTCCTCTGAATTCCGCTTTCGAAGACGAGTCTCCCACTAAAACGACGTTTGCAGCTTCTGAAAGCATGCAGAATGACCATACTGTGACCATGCATGAGCCGTACGTTCTCAGGACTCCGGTCGAAGCTATCCGGAAAGAAGTCGTGCCTCAGCCGATACAATCAGATGTATCAGAAATTCACCGAAAGCTTGATCACCTGACGGCCCTTTACCGGGTCTTCATCGACCAACAGCATGAGGTGGCAACTAGCAGGGTGGCTGGCACAGTTGCAGGCGAGATAGCCAAAGTGCCTGGGCCGACCAACGTCGAAGGAAAACCTGATGACGGAGAAGGTAGAATGATTTTTTCGGAAAATGAAACGGCTGGTACGGATAATGGCCGTTCTATCGGGCGCTTCTCGACCATCATGTGTAAAGCAGTGGAAAGCGCAGCTGCCTCAGACACTCCCAAGTCGGTAGCTAGTCAAAATCCCGTTCCCTcattgaaagaagagattggggCGTCCAATGAAATCGAAAATGTAATAGTCGAAGAACAGGTAGCAAGGCcggaggagaagaatgaggaagaaaaataCGCAGGCGAAGAAGTGGCTAAGATAATGGGCGAGAAC TCCGATGAACCCAAACCTCTAAAACAGCAGGAGCTACATGTACTCAGCAATGTCCCGACACCGTCCGAAAGTGGCCACAGTGAAAAGGGCGAAACTCCTTTAGATCAGCTCGCCGTTGCCAAGTCACCTTCGCCAATTATCGCCCCCATGACAGTAAAATTCCCAGAGGAAACGTTGAATAAGATGGAGAAAGCCATGGGCATCTTGACGGAGCTGGATGAAGCGAGAGGGTTCCAAAAAACACAAGCTGCTGATTTGGGTAAAT ACTTGACTGATCTTAATGGTTGGCTTGAGAAATTCGTCCAGAACAGTTCTGCTGAGCTCGGTACTATGTCAAAACGCTTGGATACCCTTGTCGGACCAGAGTCTTCAGACGGATCCCAGGGGCTGCCGGCTCTGGTAGCCGATATGCATAGCATGTTGGTTGAGCAAAAGCATCGAAACGAGGTGGACGGCATGGCGGGTCAGAGGTTGGATACGCTTGTCATGATGATGGGCCAGGATCAACAGAGACAAGCTACTCAGGAGAGTG CAACTGCCGAGATTCTACAGGTGTTGGAGAGACAGAGACACGAAAACGAGATGCTTTTGAGAGCTTTGGCCACCG ATCTTACAGAGGAGATCAGGGGAGATAAGATGCGTTTCCTTGAATCGATGCAGAAGGCCACGACTGTCAATGTCATGC TACACATCGAAGAATTCAAGAGATTACTGAACGCAGAAGTCAACAAGTCAATGAATGAGCTCGGCAAGGTacgagaggagaagagggcacTTGAACAGCAAATCAGTGATCTTTTCGCCCTTAAGGCGAAACATGGT ATTGAGCCACGGGCATTGCCAAAGGCTCcggctgctgctgccggccctcctccgccgccaTTCAATCGCCCTTAA
- a CDS encoding magnesium transporter, which translates to MPDRTPTSPRAVVIDVNSPQIGRPIPITSPNVLTPSRSIGPPSMAHRSSVSRKHRPPNDADARERQTQQDIESAMSMSRARSGSMNLPDSSPPISRPSQLHFPSTSPIQESPFPRLSEAEEAEMERARRLRPGHDNESDDEHGHGGRYHSHDEERGEEERGRRDSITESTGYDSHSRLIHRRGSDSDIHHMDRARHVDLRSLGGHGLKNKFNFSAMEEFAARERENMFASEGAWAIDGDNGVLRRRSVPHKGVGASEENIPPLDSYDTAFDRNPMFAFGDETEPPFSPERGHSAEDHAQTFQRRRQRKLSQSNPVHRQKKLALFEGFGTSGVTDGESVPDAPSAAFKAPRQAKSGFAPYTDSAPGHDRPYRFSFYSNAMPVTIHSRSLAELPAEGQTFEDLFKGRNLSGNATPADNNSAPRTEGSDTPNQPAPSVEPSTMASAKTAPSLLTKAVGAAMSQQAGSGGQPNGGLDADEDPEQYTWWLDVLSPTDEEMRMLSKAFGIHPLTTEDILLEETREKIELFRNYYLVCFRSFDQDPYSQTYLEPLNMYIIVFREGTLSFHFRGTPHPQNVRRRIKHLKDYISVTSDWISYALIDDITDAFGPLIQGIEFEVDSIDELVLILKEAEQSDMLRRIGTCRKKVMGLLRLMGNKADVVKGLAKRCNEQWLVAPKSDIGLYLSDIQDHLITMTQNLNHYEKILSRSHSNYLAQISIEMTDANNQINDVLSKLTALGTVLIPMNLVTGLWGMNVHVPGQDIEEGYTWFGGILGCLCLFAVLGAWATYKCFVVR; encoded by the exons ATGCCCGATCGAACTCCCACTTCGCCCCGGGCCGTCGTTATTGACGTTAACAGCCCACAGATCGGTCGTCCTATACCGATAACTTCGCCAAACGTTCTAACTCCTTCTCGAAGTATTGGTCCACCAAGCATGGCTCATCGAAGCTCCGTGAGCCGCAAGCATCGTCCCCCAAACGATGCCGATGCCAGGGAGAGGCAAACTCAGCAGGACATTGAGTCTGCTATGAGCATGT CTCGTGCTCGTTCCGGATCCATGAACCTTCCAGACAGCAGCCCCCCAATCTCCCGTCCGTCGCAACTCCACTTCCCTTCTACCTCTCCCATTCAAGAGTCTCCTTTCCCCAGATTATCTGAAGCtgaggaagcagagatgGAGCGCGCTCGTAGACTTCGTCCTGGTCATGACAATGAGTCCGATGACGAACATGGCCATGGCGGCCGTTATCACTCGcacgatgaagagagaggagaagaggagcgaGGACGAAGGGACAGTATCACGGAAAGCACTGGATACGATTCTCACTCGAGGCTCATTCACCGCCGTGGCTCTGATAGTGATATTCACCACATGGACCGTGCCCGCCATGTTGATTTGAGATCCCTTGGTGGGCATGGTTTGAAAAACAAATTCAATTTCTCTGCTATGGAGGAGTTTGCGGCGAGGGAGCGTGAGAACATGTTTGCATCTGAGGGTGCATGGGCCATTGACGGCGACAATGGCGTActaaggaggaggagcgtGCCACACAAGGGGGTGGGAGCCAGTGAAGAGAACATCCCTCCGCTCGACAGCTACGACACAGCATTTGACAGGAACCCTATGTTTGCCTTCGGTGACGAAACCGAACCACCATTCTCTCCCGAAAGGGGACATAGTGCGGAGGACCATGCCCAAACTTTCCAACGCAGGAGGCAAAGAAAGCTCTCTCAATCTAATCCTGTGCATCGCCAGAAAAAATTAGCATTGTTCGAGGGATTCGGTACGAGTGGCGTCACAGATGGTGAATCTGTTCCGGATGCGCCCTCTGCCGCTTTTAAGGCTCCACGTCAGGCCAAGTCTGGCTTTGCTCCTTATACCGACTCTGCACCAGGTCACGATCGCCCTTACCGTTTCTCTTTCTATTCCAACGCTATGCCCGTCACTATCCACTCCCGAAGTCTTGCCGAGTTACCTGCGGAAGGGCAAACTTTCGAGGATCTCTTCAAAGGCCGAAACCTGTCTGGCAATGCCACTCCTGCGGACAATAACAGTGCTCCGAGGACCGAGGGATCTGATACTCCTAACCAGCCGGCGCCGTCTGTTGAGCCCAGTACCATGGCCTCAGCAAAGACCGCTCCTAGCTTACTGACCAAGGCGGTCGGAGCGGCTATGTCTCAGCAGGCTGGTTCTGGAGGACAGCCTAACGGTGGGCTTGATGCAGATGAGGACCCGGAACAGTACACTTGGTGGTTGGATGTTTTGTCACCGactgatgaggaaatgagaATGTTGTCCAAG GCGTTTGGTATCCATCCTTTGACTACCGAAGACATTTTGCTTGAAGAGACTCGCGAGAAAATTGAATTGTTCCGAAACTACTACCTTGTTTGTTTCCGTTCATTCGACCAAGACCCATATTCTCAAACATACCTCGAACCCCTCAACATGTATATTATCGTATTCCGGGAGGGTACACTATCC TTCCACTTCCGAGGTACTCCTCACCCCCAAAACGTCCGACGCCGAATCAAGCACCTCAAAGACTACATTTCCGTGACCTCTGACTGGATCTCTTACGCGCTTATCGACGACATCACTGATGCGTTTGGTCCTTTGATTCAGGGTATCGAGTTTGAAGTAGATAGCATTGATGAGCTGGTTTTGATTTTGAAGGAAGCAGAGCAAAGTGATATGCTTAGAAG AATCGGAACATGCCGAAAAAAGGTTATGGGTCTACTGCGTTTGATGGGTAACAAGGCGGACGTCGTCAAAGGTTTGGCGAAGCGAT GTAATGAGCAATGGTTGGTTGCACCTAAATCCGACATTGGTCTTTATCTTTCCGATATTCAG GATCACTTGATTACTATGACTCAAAACTTGAACCATTACGAGAAGATTCTTTCCCGATCACACTCAAATTACCTCGCTCAAATTTCTATTGAAATGACTGATGCCAACAACCAGATTAACGATGTCCTTTC TAAATTGACAGCTTTAGGTACCGTCTTGAT TCCCATGAACTTGGTAACAGGTCTTTGGGGTATGAATGTACACGTGCCAGGACAAGacattgaagaagga TACACTTGGTTTGGCGGTATTCTTGGATGTCTTTGTCTTTTCGCCGTCTTGGGCGCTTGGGCAACA TACAAATGCTTTGTTGTTCGCTAA